Genomic DNA from Carassius gibelio isolate Cgi1373 ecotype wild population from Czech Republic chromosome B14, carGib1.2-hapl.c, whole genome shotgun sequence:
ATTTCTGTTGCAGTGTAAGTAAATATCTGTCATTACCGTCATCTCGTTCCAAACCTTTTGTTCatctttaaaagatttttttttttatgaaacctgagagatttctgttCCTTTACCTGATATCCAAGCAAGTTTGAGCGTGTGTTTACCATATTTAGTGTttgtctcttcagaagacttggataaAACTGATTCATATGGATTCGTTTTATGATGTCAAGTTTTTGGTTGAACAGACTTTTAATGGAGGAACGTGTATCTtgtaaatcttaatttgtgtttcaaagattaaTGACATTCTTATGCATTTGGAACAACATTGAGGTGAGCACATTTTtaggggtgaactaacccttgatgtatataaatagtaataaaatcaaatgcaataaaacatgttttacacAGGTAACATGAGCCATGCTGAGTTAGTCAAATACGGTCTTGCTGATGTAATTGAGAATCCTGGAATCATCACAGACATCGGAATGAAGGCTGTTAATGAGGTGTTTACCGCCATCAAGTATCTGGTTATTTATAACTGTCCACATCTTCACAATCCACACAACTGGATCACAGGTAATGGATCCAtcctcatttatttatgtatttcctGACTTTAAGatgctttgtttttttaaccGTACCATTTCTATCGTAATTATCTGGAAACCTGAAAGTTGATTGTATGCATTTTTTTAGTATTGGTTTTTAAATCTGACAAATTAGCTGCTCTTTGTTATAGACCACTCCCGCTGGAGTCGCTTGGTGGACCTCACTCTAGTGCGCTGTCATGCTATCAAGCTGGAGTCATTCAGTCAGTTCATTGAGATGCTCCCCAGCCTGGAATTCATCTCTCTGGACCAGATGTTTCGTGAACCTCCCAAGGTGAGCTGTTGTCCCATAAAAACAGAGTTAATGGAGTGATATTCATTCATTACCTTGACACCATCACTTAGATATCTTTACCATTTGAAGTAAGCAGACAGTTCAATGTCATTCCGTgtactttaattacaaaatctgtacttttaaacAGTAAAGAAGTcacaatataaatgaaaatgatatatACTATAGGAGATGAAATGTTATGAGGCATGCTAACTTTATTTGTTCACCGCAGGGCTGTGCCCGCGTGGGACTCAGTGCAGGCACGGGTATCGGAGTTTCGTCTGCCCTGGTCAGCAATCAGAATTCCAACAatgataatgataacaataacaacaacaatcacCAGAACAATAACAATGCAAACATTCCACCAAATAACAACGACGACCGGAATGAAGATGTGCCTCAGCAACACCCCCGTGGCCCAGAGGGTATATATAtgttaccattcaaatgtttttttgacagaaatatatatttttattcagtgaatTCGAACAAtgaatcatgattaattgcatccaaaaaaaaaaaaaatttgtttaataatatacatgtgtgtactgtttatattttgtatatataaatacaaacacatacagtatatatttacgtgtatatattaatattcatataatttatatattttatatatatattttatatatatatatatatatatatatatatatatatatatatatataagcataacctaattatcttatattatatatacatattaaatatatacagtacaagcatatacacattatgtaaacgcaaaaaggatttattattttattttggatgcatttaATCGTTTGTCAGCactagcaaggatgcattaaatggatcaaaagtgacagtaaaaaagtcagcttttacagactttttgaacaaatcaatgcCTCTTTGGTGCACACTAGATACTGCATTCAGGAAAATTTACCAAAATCTTACTTGTCTAGTGTTTGATGATTGTTTATTTGTTGAAAGCCTTGAATTTACTCTTATTCCTGTCTTCAATCAGAGATTCCTGACGTTGAGGGCATAGTGGCAGACAACATGGAGCCTGAGCCGGTTCTTGTGGCTACCAATCCAGAGGAAGAGACCCAGGGTTCCAGCCAAACAACTAATCCTTCACGTGAACAGGATGAAGAACAAGCAGGTCTTAAATAACCTAGCAAACAATGCAAACAGATGGGATACctatgattaaaaaataacatttgtgctttttctttTATGATTTATTTCAGGGCCTAGTGGAGTTCAAACCTCAGTGAAGAAGCAGTCGGTGGTGGTGTCAGACTCGGACAGTGAGGATGAGTACTGTCCAATCAGGACACCAGCTGCCGCTCGCTCTCAAGGCCAGTACCCTGAGACAGAAGCCCAGGGGAAGAGCAGTACAGCTATGACTCCACATGGTAgttcataaatgtatattatcaGTATACACTGTTCAATTTTTATCATGTCATTCATACAGTTTATCTGTATATGTAACTTAGGTGCCAAAACGTATATAATATTATTGGGGCCATATAAATTCAGAAAATTGTATCTGTTTGACTGCACTGACACTATTAGAAGAGAACAAACTTGATGGCTGACTTATGCTGATACACTTGTTGTGTTGTATTCTGAAAGGTAAAGGTAAAACTCCACTTCGTAGACGTGGACCACAACCTCAGGAGCTCAGCTCTGAAAAAGGCTGTCAGGTGACCAGTGAGCAGATCAAGGCTGACATGAAAGCAGCCACTGAGACGGCTGAGCGTGGGTCCAGAGACAGAAACAGTGGACCAGGGTCTGCTTCAGGCTATACTGCCGGCAGCTGTGTTTGCTCCATTCGCTGGAGGGAGGAATCGGCTAATCAGGACGACCAGGGTGGGGCGGATAGAGGGGAGGATGACCTGGAGAGGACTCGCTGCACGTGCAGCAGGTCTCGTCCCGGCTCAGGAAACAGAACTCGTGGTGGCCATGGCCTGCCAGCAGGGGGCGACAGCCATAGATCAGAACATCACAGCCCAGAGCAGAGGGCAGGAGATGAGATGGAGGACAGGCACTCCAACGCTCCACCCAGGACTCAGGGCTCTTCTGAGGGGCACTGTGAAAGGACTGCAGGCCACCAGCTAGGATCATCACACAGAAGCACTACAGATGAGTGTCCCAGGAGACCGGTCACTCGTGCCTGCAGCAGACTTTCCTCTGTGCCCCTGGTGTGTGAGTCAGGTAAGGCGAGAGCAGAGGTTCCTCACAGTGGGATGTCAGAGAGTCAACTGAAAAATGGAAAAAAGGCACAGTTGGGTAGAAACTGACCCTCGTGGCGTGCCGTTTGTGCATGGCATAAAAGCAGATGGCGGAATGCTGGAGGTCTGAATTGCTTCACTGTTAAACTATATTGGCAGTTATATTGCAGTATGTTTCCTTGTGTTCATGACATCTAGAAAAAGCAGAACACTTATTTTGATTCCTAATGAACCTACAGTGCTAAAAAGAATAGTGCACTTAGGAAATTATACTTTTTCTGATAAAAGAATGCATGCATAAAGACACTGACGGTGTAGAATGTCTTATATGTGTaggttcatttatttcaggaatattttttttactctttcagTGTTGCATTTTGAGTATAAGTATAATAGATACCTTTATAACATACTGAATATTTATTGCATTACATACTTGTAATGCTTTCActgtatactaccattcaaacatttggggttggttagatatttatttacttatttatgttttttaagttCTTTTGTGGGACAGTGATGCATTTTTTCATGATTCAATTACTAAAAaggaaaaaactgcatttatttaaaatagatatcttttgtaacatcataagtctttactgtcagttgATATATTTGATCTGTCCTCACTGATTACACTTTCTTACTGACCCCCAAGTTTTGAATGGAGGTGTATTAACAAATGCATATACTTTTATAATTACATTCAAATTTTACGTGGAAAAAAtatttcaccaaaaatgaaaaattctaaCATTATTTATCCACCAGCTTCAAAAAGGGCTCAACAGCACCATAAAAGTTGTTCACCAGGCTCATAAAACAGACTGAAATCAATGTTGATGAGCACTGGGAATCTTGACATCCCTCTCAGTACTTTGTTGCGTTTATGTGAGCAAAGTAGCTATGTTCGATTTAAATGGAgacattttttaaagcaaatcTTTGGCTGATCCATGGAAAATTGCATTCATAGAAATCCTTTGAGACTAAAATGACACAAGGTCCGTGGTATGTTACCTTTTTTTCTCCTATGACAGTAGTATAGTTGAGATGAGATTTAACAAAGATGAATTGGACAGTCAGCAAAACTTCCATTTAATTTCACACTACCTTTTGGTATATCCAGAACTACCCAAAGCAAAGCCTCGGGTTGTAGTGAAGAGGAAACGGATGGCAGACAAGTCCACCAGCACCAGTGATCCTGTGACTGAAGATGACCATGTGCAGGTGGGGTCATGATCTTGTTTCAACTAAATGCTTCTTCAATGCACTTTCTTAATGAATTATCTTTCACATCATACAGGTGCTCAGCCTTAAATCTAAAAACTTGGTAGGAATCACACTTACAAACTGTGGAATCACTGACCTGGTCCTCAAGGAGTGCCCCAAAATGATGTTTGTCCATGGTGAGTTCATAGCAGAACATGATGACTTTGAAATAGGAGTCAAACTGTATCAGATCTTAAGGTGGAATTTGATTCTTTCTTCCCCAAGCAACACGCTGTAGGGTGCTGAAGCACTTGGTGGTAGAAAGTGCCCCCATAGTAAACCGCTTTGATTACGCACAATGTAAGAAGTTGGACATGGAGCAGGTGCTTGACCAGATCTTACGGATGCCACCGGAGAGAAACCGCATCATCTACATGAGGCCTATGCAGCAGGTCAGTGCTATTCTGAATATTGTGTTGACGTAAGACTTCCAGTTTTCATATCTGATGAAACTCATGAATATACAATATTTTGATTGCATAAGTGCAACATTCAAAAAAGTATAGAAATGCTTTTCAATAGAAATGTGTTTATAAATTCAGCTTATCTTCCCCCagatttacagtatatttaaaacatGGCCCAACAGCAAGAATGGCCCCGGGCCAGTGTGAGAAAGTTTGCTGACTGTTTTCTGCAATTTTAACAGCATTTTATGTTCATTGTTCAAgtgtaaatgtttttatgattCACAAACTTATACATTTAGATTATTGAGATATATTGGATATTGttattaaatagttttgaaagaaattaatacttttattcagaaatacTGCATTTAACTGTTCAGAAGTGTCAGGAAAgaacaattaatttttaattaagtgctgtgtgtttgtgtgtgtgtgtgtgtatatatatatatatatatatatatatatatattaacacgtGCAACTATTTTCCAGCAaatgtgtattttgcatttataatttcTTAAAATTTAGCCATTTAAATGGTATGAGGTATTTCTTTTCTACATCCAGATTGATTCTCTAGCTCTGGAGAAAAAGCTCTTCAGTGGTCCGTATCCATACCATATTGCTATTATCCATGAGTTCAGCAACCCACCCAATGTCAGGAACAAGGTGCGCGTACGTAGCTGGATGGACACCATTGCCAACATTAGCCAGTGAGTGGACTACATAACTCATAATACAGTACTCACAAAACAGCATCAGTAATAAGACTACTTACATTTTAACAGATTCTGATACACACCAAGAATAAAAGCATTGTATAGCATTGGTTTAGTGTCTTTATAATGCTGTaatatctttttgttgttgttgcatgtcTCATCACACTTAGATTCTGCAAAATTATGCCTGCTTTCCGAATGACTTGTCTGATTTCCATCCACCAGATGGCATTATTTTCTTATCATGGTAGACCCAAAAACTCACAAGCTGTGTTTTTATCCTTTCACAAGAGAACTCATCAAGTATGAATTCTTTCCGGAGGCCACACGGACGGAAGAGGATGTAAAGAAGTATCCCAGCTATCCCTGGGGGCGAGACATCTACACTTTAGAGGGTGAGAGGAAACAGATCAGGGTCCTTCGAGACTAACCCCAAGTTCCCCTCACTTCCTCTGGAAACACATTTATAGTATGTGTGAGAGCGAGGAGAGAGAAATTTACAGTTGCATTTACATTTCCCAAATCCCTTCCACAAACTTAGTCATCTTAATGGGTGAGAAAAGTTGCAGACTCCCATAATGTCGAAGCTgctaataaacatttacaagatcTGTTTCAGTTTTAAAGGAATAAAAAAGTAACGGCATTCAATCTTTCCCACACTCCCTGTGCTTTAGGAGTAGTAGATGGGGCGCCGTATTCGATGATCACAGATTTCCCGTGGCTTCGCTCGTTACGCACCGCAGAGCCCAACAGTTACGCCCGATACGACTTTGAGGATGATGAAAGTAGTAAGTAACACACTGTCCATCATGAAAGTTCAGGTGTTAATATTCACAGACAGGTGCATCATAACTATAGCACAACTTATATTTGGTAAACCAGTGTTGTTTTTGATTATACAATTACATGAATTATAGAACATAAGTTTGAGCTGGGTTAGATTGTTTAATGCTCTTTTGTGAAAATACCTTTtgtctctctcgctccctctgaAATGTTCCTTTCTGTCAGCCACTATCTATGCGCCTCGGCGTAAGGGACAGCTCTCGGCTGACATCTGCATGGAGACCATCGGTGAGGAGATCTCAGAACGACGGCAGACACGTAGGGGGGTTTTCCAGCGTGTGGTGGTCGTCTTCATCCACTACTGCGACGTTCGGGGGGAACCGGTGGATGACGACTACATCTAGAAAAATCACTGCTCGGCCAGAGGGCCTGGAGATGCCGGAGAGGGCTCTTCAGCTCTCTGCCAGGCTCTGACCACCTCTGTCCAGGAACAGAGAAGCATCTTAGACGCAGCCTCAGTGTGGAATACAGAGGCATTTCCAGTTGCCTTTATCTCGAAGTTGACTTGAAACAGAGTGTGATTGCTTTCAATTAGCCATTGTCTTTTTGTGAGTTCATTCTAGACTAATGAACTAATGATGTCACCAGGCTCCTTTGCTGGTGTTCATTACTTGTCCTTCCAGGGAGTGCCAGCACACTTAGTGTAGAGAGGGGTGATGGTGTCAGCAGTAGTTTTTGTTGCTACAGTTGCACACATGGGGAAAGACATGCAGAGCCATGACAGGTGGCATATGAAATCACTTGTTTGGGTTTTGGTGGAGACAGAAATGTTGGTCTGGgtagaattattttttgtttttttggccaCTTGGCATGATTTCACGGTGTGTTTGCACCGTTTCAGGCAATAAcatagttctctctctctctctctcttttttttttgcacatcatACATTTTGAGAGATCTTTGTTTTAACaagtcagattttatttttgtctttctctCACCTCTTCTCCAGAAGCTGGCCTGTGTGTTTTTTCACTATTAACGGTGCTGTAAGTGAAGAGATTAAATGTTTCTTGGCCCATGGAAGGAACGTGGCAGAATCAGTGAATAAGTGTAGCTCATTTTCCTTTTTGTGCTCTTCACAGAGCTATAGAATTGTGGAATAAAGAAAAGCTGAGAGTATTTTATGCACAAaaggtattttttctttttttaatagacTTTTCCCCTTAGTTAAACCCACTTTTTATGAAACTCCAGTAGAATAGTTTTAAATCAGAAGCACAGTGGATAAAGTTGCCAGACATATCCCTTATTCATCTTCAGATGACTTGACACACATACTCTTTTCGTCACAAACTCGCACTTTTTATATGGTGAGGCATCTTCAGAAATGGCCCTGTGCCGTTAACTTGCATTATAACCTACAACAGAGTCAGCATTACTGTTTCTGGATGATTTTGTTTCTCCTCCTTGACTATTCCTTCACATAATTGCATtactcaaataattttaaatacacACTGTGTCTTAAGTGCCTGCTTGGTGCACAATAGAGTTCACCAACTGGTGTTTGTTGTGAATGGTAAAGAAAGAGGATTGAGAGTCTAGGACCTGTAAATGCATGAAACCCCCGTCTTGCTGCTCTACTTGTGCTTTTCTAGGTGACCCCCTCTCTCGTGTTTAAAAGCCAAGAAACTGGATGGATTGAATCTGCACCCATGCTCTACAGAAACTTGTGTACAAAGTTTGTGTACAGATGTTCTGTATTTAAAcgatttgttttatatgtttatataaaagaataaatatttcACCAAGACATTCTGTCATTGTTTTtctcagtttttgtgtatatacagtatataattaatCTTGGTATAAGTACACACTACTTCGACCATAtataatgttctgtttattataagcgtGCATTGCAGTTATGCTGTCTGGAGCTTTAAATGTTTGAGCTTTTAAAATGTGTcattgtttttatcattcattagaTATAAATAATCACTCTGAAACTGATTCCAATCATATTCCTCTTTGTCCTTATAGGTCTGAGAAATGATAAAAACACTGATAGCAATCAGAATCCACCCAATGCTAAAGCTTTTGGGCAATTAAAATGGTAGGTGACATAACTTTTTGTattgtatctttttatttataacaaaaaaaaaaatatatatatatatatataaccctttTAACACTAGCtgtctattctatttctattctatctacttataatttattaaaaaccctTGCTACATCACAGCATTAGTATATTGTTgctattttgttttttgtgattGCTGttatcactttggataaaagcatctgctaaatggttaaatgtaaatgtaggatAAATGTTACAGATGTAGTGAATCATTCACTCGGTCCATTTGTTAAAAAATGCAGATAAATGATTCATTGCTGCATGTGTCTAATTATGTGAGCAAAGTAGAAGTCAGTTTCTCAATTAGTCTGTATTTATAGTATAACAGCCCCACATGCCTTCAGTACATGAAACGTGCATGTAAAATCCATTTCCATACTCCGACACGGGCTGCGTTCAGGAACCCACAGGGCAAAACAGGGGAGCTTGTCTACACACTTCGCTGTTGTAAATGACCCATTCTGGATTTAGTCCTGTCACGTTATTCACAATGTGTCACTGACACCACAAAGGTGTTTAATGTTTCAGGTCATTTTTCACTTAACACTGTATAAGCAGGAAGAGGAGAGATTTGTGGTTCGAGCAGAACCCCTCCTGTCCTCAGTTCCTGTCTGATGGGGCTGGCCAAACCTGCAACATTTCCAAATGAAATCCAAATCAATCTCAGTGGTGAAACAGACTTTTTCCTTGTAGGACACATGTTAATCGGTTTCGGCTGTCTTGAGCCAAACACGTGAAGAAGTAAACACAAGCGTCTGGTTAGTTTTGATGTTTTCTTCTTTATAGAGAACCTgattttatataatgcataaacCTTCCACCGATCCACCATGACATCTTAgataatatttctcttttttgttattATAGAGTATATATATTTCCTATATAatccataatttttattttgatcgTCTCTCTAAAAGCTTAATAGGGTTAACAGTAGTTAAACTGTCAagcacagtcttgtacctttgtctttttgcactttttgcttcaaatcaaagtaAGCAGTATTGCGATTAACCTCATAGGGAAGACTTTTAAAAtccctgtggaataaaaaattataataatatgaagAATATTTCCAGAACCAGAAATTGTGGTTAAAGAACACACATTGTGGGGCACATTGCAAAATCATCAGGTCAGTGATCTCATGATACAACCTAGAACGTCTTATTTGCATATATccaaatcttaaaatattttgtttttacatttaaaatcattggctataaatccatttaaatttataaagctccatttaaagtttttttatttatttttttatttttatcttggtTAATTTTTTGTCTGGAAACACACTTTTACTTTTGTCAGCTGGCGCTTTGAATTGTCTCCTGTTGTTGTTCACAGTTCATGTAAACATAATTTCCTCTCTTCGAGGCTCTCCGGAGCCACTTACTCTGCTCTATTATGTTGTTAGAAAAATAATCCTGCTTCAGACAAGAGAGTCCTTTTTAAACTCTGCATACATCGATCATCTTTGCATGGATTGACTGCATGAATCAATACAGTCAGGTTGCAGCTGGTCTCACTGAATTTAATTTCCTGATGGAGTTTTTCCTCCTTTGTCCCATTCCAGCTAATT
This window encodes:
- the LOC127971628 gene encoding F-box only protein 38 encodes the protein MMGPRRKVTRTHSLGGGTLSSLGHEEPKDYINELSHEVLCHIFRYLPMQDIMCMECLSRKLREAVTLYLRVVKVVDLCASRWWEYMPSGFTDSSFLMLMKKMPDLEQLYGLHPRYLERRRVRGYEAFSIPGVLEALQACPNLIGVETSHLELVEAIWNYMPQVHILGKFRNRNGAFPIPSENKLTIPAAAKIQTLHLVGVNVPEIPCLSMLRHLYLKWVRLTKPQPFKDFLCVNLRTFVMRNCAGPTNSLKYVPLVTGLASARNLEQLELVRVPFLGGLIQHVVEDSWRSGGFRNLHTIVFGACKNALEVDMGYLIITAARRLHEVRIQPSLTKDGVFSALKMAELEFPQFETLHLGYVDEFLLQCNMSHAELVKYGLADVIENPGIITDIGMKAVNEVFTAIKYLVIYNCPHLHNPHNWITDHSRWSRLVDLTLVRCHAIKLESFSQFIEMLPSLEFISLDQMFREPPKGCARVGLSAGTGIGVSSALVSNQNSNNDNDNNNNNNHQNNNNANIPPNNNDDRNEDVPQQHPRGPEEIPDVEGIVADNMEPEPVLVATNPEEETQGSSQTTNPSREQDEEQAGPSGVQTSVKKQSVVVSDSDSEDEYCPIRTPAAARSQGQYPETEAQGKSSTAMTPHGKGKTPLRRRGPQPQELSSEKGCQVTSEQIKADMKAATETAERGSRDRNSGPGSASGYTAGSCVCSIRWREESANQDDQGGADRGEDDLERTRCTCSRSRPGSGNRTRGGHGLPAGGDSHRSEHHSPEQRAGDEMEDRHSNAPPRTQGSSEGHCERTAGHQLGSSHRSTTDECPRRPVTRACSRLSSVPLVCESELPKAKPRVVVKRKRMADKSTSTSDPVTEDDHVQVLSLKSKNLVGITLTNCGITDLVLKECPKMMFVHATRCRVLKHLVVESAPIVNRFDYAQCKKLDMEQVLDQILRMPPERNRIIYMRPMQQIDSLALEKKLFSGPYPYHIAIIHEFSNPPNVRNKVRVRSWMDTIANISQELIKYEFFPEATRTEEDVKKYPSYPWGRDIYTLEGVVDGAPYSMITDFPWLRSLRTAEPNSYARYDFEDDESTTIYAPRRKGQLSADICMETIGEEISERRQTRRGVFQRVVVVFIHYCDVRGEPVDDDYI